A genomic segment from Nocardia cyriacigeorgica GUH-2 encodes:
- a CDS encoding VWA domain-containing protein, with the protein MNDTRPDDDQLDSESATRRWRLVLGTAAEAELGGLGSADDAAMDGALSTLYDSDPPAASGPRSAGLQGSAPRVARWLGDIRTYFPSSVVEVMQRDAIERLNLTQLLLEPELLEAVEPDVHLVGTLLSLNRVMPETTRSTARAVVEQVVRDIERRMAARTVAAVTGALDRAARVSRPRPRDIDWDRTIRKNLAHYLPEQRTVVPERLVGYGRRAKAVRRDVVLAIDQSGSMASSVVYASVFGAVLASMRSLRTSLVVFDTEVVDLTEHLSDPVDVLFGTQLGGGTDINRALAYCQTLVTRPEETLFVLISDLYEGGIRDDMLRRVNALKESGVQVIVLLALSDDGAPAYDHDNAAALDALGIPAFACTPDRFPDLLALALNRGDIRTWANTTTGRS; encoded by the coding sequence ATGAACGACACACGGCCGGACGACGATCAGCTCGACAGCGAATCCGCCACTCGCCGTTGGCGTCTGGTGCTCGGCACCGCCGCCGAAGCCGAACTCGGTGGGCTCGGTTCCGCCGACGACGCCGCCATGGACGGCGCGCTGTCCACGCTCTACGACAGCGACCCGCCTGCCGCTTCGGGCCCGCGCTCGGCCGGCCTCCAGGGTTCGGCGCCGCGAGTCGCCCGCTGGCTCGGCGACATCCGCACCTACTTCCCGTCATCGGTGGTGGAGGTGATGCAGCGCGATGCCATCGAACGGCTGAACCTCACCCAACTGCTGCTCGAACCCGAGCTGCTCGAGGCCGTGGAACCGGATGTGCACCTGGTCGGCACACTGCTCAGCCTGAACCGGGTGATGCCGGAAACCACCAGGTCCACCGCCCGCGCGGTGGTAGAGCAGGTGGTGCGCGATATCGAGCGGCGGATGGCGGCGCGCACCGTGGCCGCGGTGACCGGCGCGCTCGACCGGGCGGCCCGGGTAAGCCGGCCGCGGCCGCGCGATATCGACTGGGACCGCACCATCCGCAAGAACCTGGCCCACTATCTGCCCGAACAGCGCACCGTCGTCCCCGAACGCCTGGTCGGCTACGGGCGCCGCGCCAAGGCGGTGCGCCGGGACGTGGTGCTGGCCATCGACCAATCCGGGTCCATGGCCTCGAGCGTGGTGTACGCCTCGGTGTTCGGCGCGGTCCTGGCCTCCATGCGATCGCTGCGCACCTCCCTGGTCGTGTTCGACACCGAGGTGGTCGACCTGACCGAGCATCTGTCCGACCCGGTCGACGTCCTGTTCGGCACCCAGCTCGGCGGTGGCACCGATATCAACCGCGCCCTCGCCTACTGCCAGACCCTGGTCACCCGCCCCGAGGAGACCCTGTTCGTCCTGATCTCCGACCTGTACGAGGGCGGTATCCGCGACGACATGCTCCGCCGCGTCAACGCCCTGAAGGAGTCCGGCGTCCAGGTCATCGTCCTGCTCGCCCTCTCCGACGACGGCGCCCCCGCCTACGACCACGACAACGCCGCCGCCCTCGACGCCCTGGGCATCCCCGCCTTCGCCTGCACCCCCGACCGCTTCCCCGACCTGCTCGCCCTAGCCCTCAACCGCGGCGACATCCGCACCTGGGCCAACACCACCACAGGACGATCGTGA
- a CDS encoding ATP-binding protein: MTATDTHLLRPHAEQAYADELRALAAVDDRPRPPSWRLSPWAVVTYLLGGTLEDDTVISPKYVGPRRLMEVAVATLATDRALLLLGVPGTAKTWVSEHLSAAISGASTLLVQGTSGTGEEAIRYGWNYARLLAEGPSDGALVPSPVLTAMRTGAIARIEELTRIPSDVQDALITVLSEKTLPIPELGAEVQAAKGFNVIATANDRDRGVNELSSALRRRFNTVVLPLPASEEDEVAIVTRRVAQLGSALELPEVPAAAEEVRRVVRIFRELREGVTADGRTKLKSPSGTLSTAEAISAITNGLALSAHFGDGVLRAGDVAGAVLGSVIKDPVADAVVWTEYLEAVVRERPEWSDFYRACREVGG, encoded by the coding sequence GTGACCGCTACCGACACGCATCTGCTGCGTCCGCACGCCGAACAGGCCTACGCCGATGAGCTGCGGGCTCTCGCCGCGGTGGACGACCGGCCGCGGCCACCGTCGTGGCGGTTGTCGCCGTGGGCGGTGGTCACCTACCTGCTCGGCGGCACCCTGGAGGACGACACGGTGATCAGCCCGAAGTACGTGGGGCCGCGCCGGTTGATGGAAGTCGCGGTGGCCACCCTGGCCACCGATCGCGCGCTACTGCTGCTCGGAGTGCCCGGTACCGCCAAAACCTGGGTGTCGGAACATCTTTCCGCCGCCATCAGCGGCGCCTCCACGCTGCTGGTGCAGGGCACCTCGGGCACCGGCGAGGAAGCGATTCGCTACGGCTGGAATTACGCGCGCCTGCTCGCGGAAGGGCCGAGCGACGGTGCGCTGGTGCCTTCACCGGTGCTCACCGCCATGCGCACCGGTGCCATCGCCCGTATCGAGGAACTCACCCGCATCCCCTCCGACGTGCAGGACGCGCTGATCACGGTGCTGTCGGAGAAGACGCTGCCGATCCCGGAATTGGGCGCGGAGGTGCAGGCGGCCAAGGGATTCAACGTGATCGCCACCGCCAACGATCGCGACCGCGGTGTCAACGAACTGTCCTCGGCGCTGCGGCGGCGGTTCAACACCGTGGTGCTGCCGCTGCCCGCCAGTGAGGAGGACGAGGTCGCCATCGTCACCCGACGGGTCGCCCAACTCGGGTCCGCCCTGGAGTTGCCCGAAGTACCGGCAGCGGCCGAGGAAGTGCGGCGGGTGGTGCGGATCTTCCGCGAGCTGCGCGAGGGCGTCACCGCCGACGGGCGCACGAAACTCAAGTCACCGTCGGGCACCTTGTCGACCGCCGAGGCGATCTCGGCGATCACCAATGGACTGGCGTTGTCGGCGCATTTCGGTGACGGTGTGCTGCGCGCCGGCGATGTGGCCGGCGCGGTGCTCGGTTCGGTGATCAAGGATCCGGTGGCCGACGCCGTGGTGTGGACCGAATATCTGGAGGCCGTCGTCCGGGAACGCCCCGAGTGGTCCGACTTCTATCGCGCGTGCCGCGAGGTCGGCGGATGA
- a CDS encoding ABC transporter ATP-binding protein, producing the protein MTSHAVGIDQAQTQAPAVVAATAEDLTKVYGTGDTQVTALDSVSAEFVKGEFTAIMGPSGSGKSTLMHCLAGLDSASSGTVRIGDTALNELSDKQMTRLRRDRIGFVFQAFNLVPTLTALENITLPLDIAGRAPDQQWLDTVLDRLGLTDRLTHRPSELSGGQQQRVACARALAGKPEIIFGDEPTGNLDSRSSGEVLSILRTAVDEFGQTVVVVTHDPHAASFADRVVFLADGRIVDELRGPTAESVLDRMKALETK; encoded by the coding sequence ATGACCTCGCACGCCGTTGGCATCGACCAGGCCCAGACGCAGGCTCCGGCCGTCGTCGCGGCCACCGCCGAAGACCTGACCAAGGTGTACGGGACCGGAGACACCCAGGTCACCGCGCTGGATTCGGTGTCGGCCGAATTCGTCAAGGGCGAATTCACCGCGATCATGGGACCGTCCGGCTCCGGCAAATCCACTCTCATGCACTGCCTGGCCGGGCTGGACAGCGCCAGCTCGGGCACGGTGCGCATCGGTGACACCGCGCTGAACGAACTGTCGGACAAGCAGATGACGCGGCTGCGGCGTGACCGCATCGGGTTCGTGTTCCAGGCGTTCAACCTGGTCCCCACGCTGACGGCGCTGGAGAACATCACCCTGCCGCTCGATATCGCCGGACGCGCCCCCGACCAGCAGTGGCTCGACACCGTGCTCGACCGGCTCGGCCTCACCGACCGGCTGACCCACCGGCCCAGCGAACTGTCCGGCGGGCAGCAGCAGCGGGTGGCCTGCGCGCGGGCGCTGGCGGGCAAACCGGAGATCATCTTCGGCGACGAACCGACCGGCAACCTGGACTCGCGCTCCTCCGGTGAGGTGCTGTCGATCCTGCGCACGGCGGTCGACGAATTCGGGCAGACGGTCGTCGTCGTCACCCACGACCCGCACGCCGCTTCCTTCGCCGACCGCGTCGTTTTCCTCGCCGACGGCCGCATCGTCGACGAATTGCGCGGTCCCACCGCCGAATCGGTGCTGGACCGGATGAAGGCGCTGGAGACCAAGTGA
- a CDS encoding ADP-ribosylglycohydrolase family protein, with product MTDNELPLPPNPWPDWLPEPFVFSDQPPLPGMPEPGEGLAMVAPMPRPYSPLASIPPATFPIAHGCLLGGAVGDALGATVENLTLGEIRERYGRCGFRGKVAEYSNQPTEFTGRTSEESQLALLMVDAMIRSSVRARERGTGGPTIAIFQSLCLEWLRSQVDSVAEQDYPPYGALLDLPAIAERRGASRTVLNALWAAAERREPRRPLGTTTAPINDSKGSACAVRVASCGFLPTLTSSFELACDAAALTHGHPSGWLAAGAFAAIISGLWTGHDLGTAVDRARTELARHDHHREVSEALAQAVRLSGRGEPTAERLESLGAGWTAPEALAMATYAALSAESGGGTTQQIVQRGLRLAVNHSGDSDATGAMCGNLLGARYGYQGIPEDWAGACEVAGPVWDLAHDFSIEFGPRPPTDGSGYMDYGWMARYHS from the coding sequence GTGACCGATAACGAACTGCCACTGCCGCCGAACCCATGGCCGGACTGGCTGCCGGAACCATTTGTGTTCTCCGACCAACCACCGCTGCCCGGGATGCCGGAACCTGGCGAGGGGCTCGCGATGGTTGCGCCCATGCCGCGGCCGTATTCACCTCTGGCGAGCATTCCCCCGGCCACGTTCCCGATCGCGCACGGGTGCCTGCTCGGCGGCGCAGTCGGTGACGCGCTCGGTGCCACGGTGGAGAATCTGACACTCGGCGAGATCCGGGAACGGTACGGGCGGTGCGGGTTTCGCGGCAAGGTGGCCGAGTACAGCAATCAGCCGACGGAGTTCACCGGGCGGACCTCGGAGGAAAGCCAGCTCGCGTTGCTGATGGTCGATGCGATGATCCGCAGCAGCGTCCGAGCCCGGGAACGCGGTACCGGTGGGCCGACGATCGCGATCTTCCAGTCGCTGTGCCTGGAATGGCTACGATCGCAGGTCGATTCGGTCGCCGAGCAAGACTATCCGCCCTACGGCGCCCTGCTGGACCTGCCCGCCATCGCCGAGCGGCGGGGCGCCTCCCGCACCGTCCTGAACGCGCTGTGGGCGGCGGCCGAGCGCAGGGAGCCGCGCCGGCCCCTCGGCACCACCACCGCACCGATCAACGACTCCAAAGGTTCCGCGTGCGCGGTTCGCGTGGCCTCCTGCGGTTTCCTGCCCACCCTGACGTCCTCGTTCGAACTCGCCTGCGACGCCGCCGCCCTGACCCACGGCCATCCGAGCGGCTGGCTCGCCGCCGGAGCCTTCGCCGCGATCATTTCGGGTCTGTGGACCGGACACGACCTCGGCACCGCGGTGGACCGGGCACGCACGGAACTTGCCCGGCACGACCATCACCGCGAGGTATCGGAAGCACTCGCGCAGGCGGTGCGCTTGTCAGGCCGTGGGGAACCAACCGCCGAGCGGCTGGAATCGCTGGGTGCCGGATGGACCGCACCGGAAGCGCTCGCGATGGCGACCTACGCCGCGCTGTCTGCGGAGTCGGGAGGTGGGACGACCCAGCAGATCGTCCAGCGCGGCCTGCGCCTGGCGGTGAATCATTCCGGCGACAGCGATGCGACCGGGGCGATGTGCGGAAATCTGCTCGGCGCCCGCTACGGCTATCAGGGCATACCCGAGGATTGGGCCGGGGCGTGCGAAGTCGCCGGTCCCGTCTGGGATCTCGCGCATGATTTCAGCATCGAGTTCGGCCCGCGCCCGCCCACGGATGGCAGCGGTTATATGGATTACGGCTGGATGGCCAGGTATCACAGCTGA
- a CDS encoding DUF5682 family protein — protein sequence MSAADPDSGSDASEPRTRVFGIRHHGPGSARSLRLALDHYRPDTIVIEGPADADPLTAYLGDPSLVPPVAMLAYVPEAPTRAAFWPFAEFSPEWQALRYATEHGVPVHFCDLPATTVLALDAEPGDSIDPLAELAAAAGYDDAERWWDAIVESTTDIETFDALTEAMGALRDSIARRIGPATTATDPRQPGGGPPPGQGATPDTKPDAAEPVPVTDEEGNDGHHDARSKSESRSTGDDDDSSTGTEPTLVAAAQGIDAHTLRREAYMRQTIRKVLKGGAQRVAIVCGAWHAPALVEPLGPAAPDARLLKGLPKVKARLTWVPWTHSRLAASSGYGAGVTSPGWYHHLFTETEQPIPRWLTKVATTLRGHDLPVSSAHIIEAVRLAETLAALRDRPLAGLSEVTEATRAVLCDGDEAMLRLIGAELVVGEALGSVPATTPTVPLDADLRAQIRTLRLKQQPQAALVELDLRKERDRLKSRLLHRLRILEVEWGIPTDSDVRATGTFRETWTLQWEPEFAVAVIEASRWGTTVASAAETKLLDTADRDDRTVGDLTDALGLALLADLGGATTGLIGRLESVAALDHDVTHLLAALPALVRTLRYGDVRGTDTAALTHVADGMLIRICAGLHGAVTGLDTDAAVELRDLIDAGHTAIHIRDDTAAREAWLEALHRIADRDDVHGAIVGRTVRLLCDAGRIDAAESARRLAAALSIGSTAAAKADWIDGFLGGRGLLLVHDRELLRLVDDWLRTLDDDQFVQTLPLLRRTFGAFESGERRAIGAAVRDGVSGGTGAADARQLDPDRGARAMRVVADILGVGP from the coding sequence ATGAGCGCAGCCGACCCCGACTCCGGCTCGGACGCCTCCGAACCGCGAACGCGGGTGTTCGGGATCCGGCATCACGGCCCGGGTTCGGCGCGCTCGCTGCGGCTGGCGCTGGACCACTATCGCCCGGACACCATCGTGATCGAGGGCCCGGCCGACGCCGACCCGCTCACCGCCTACCTCGGCGATCCGAGCCTGGTGCCGCCGGTCGCCATGCTCGCCTACGTGCCGGAGGCACCCACCCGCGCCGCGTTCTGGCCGTTCGCCGAATTCTCCCCGGAGTGGCAGGCACTGCGCTACGCCACCGAACACGGTGTGCCGGTGCACTTCTGTGATCTGCCCGCCACCACCGTGCTCGCCCTGGACGCCGAGCCCGGCGACAGCATCGACCCTCTCGCAGAACTGGCCGCTGCCGCCGGCTACGACGACGCCGAACGCTGGTGGGACGCGATCGTCGAATCCACCACCGACATCGAAACCTTCGACGCGCTCACCGAAGCGATGGGCGCGCTGCGCGACAGCATCGCCCGCCGCATCGGACCGGCGACTACCGCGACCGATCCGCGGCAGCCGGGCGGCGGGCCTCCTCCGGGGCAGGGCGCTACGCCGGATACGAAACCAGATGCGGCCGAGCCTGTTCCGGTAACCGATGAGGAAGGCAACGACGGGCACCACGACGCCCGGTCCAAATCGGAGTCACGCAGTACCGGCGATGACGACGACAGCAGCACCGGGACCGAGCCGACCCTGGTCGCCGCCGCACAGGGCATCGACGCCCACACACTGCGGCGCGAGGCGTACATGCGGCAGACCATCCGCAAGGTGCTGAAGGGCGGCGCCCAACGGGTCGCGATCGTATGCGGCGCCTGGCACGCCCCCGCCTTGGTGGAGCCGCTGGGTCCGGCCGCACCCGACGCCCGGCTGTTGAAAGGCCTGCCGAAGGTGAAGGCGCGGTTGACGTGGGTGCCGTGGACGCATTCGCGGTTGGCGGCGTCGTCCGGGTACGGCGCCGGGGTCACCTCCCCCGGCTGGTATCACCATCTGTTCACCGAGACCGAGCAGCCCATCCCCCGCTGGCTGACGAAGGTCGCCACCACGCTGCGCGGCCACGACCTGCCGGTGTCGAGCGCGCACATCATCGAGGCGGTGCGCCTCGCCGAAACCCTGGCGGCGCTGCGTGATCGACCGCTGGCCGGGCTCTCCGAAGTCACCGAGGCCACCCGCGCGGTGCTGTGCGACGGCGACGAGGCCATGCTGCGGTTGATCGGCGCCGAACTCGTGGTCGGTGAGGCGCTCGGCTCGGTCCCGGCGACCACGCCGACGGTTCCGCTGGACGCCGATCTGCGGGCCCAGATCCGCACCCTGCGGTTGAAACAGCAGCCACAGGCCGCCCTCGTCGAACTCGACCTGCGCAAGGAGCGCGACCGGCTCAAATCCCGGCTGCTGCACCGGCTGCGGATCCTCGAGGTGGAGTGGGGCATCCCCACCGACAGCGACGTGCGCGCCACCGGCACCTTCCGCGAAACCTGGACCCTGCAATGGGAACCGGAATTCGCCGTGGCGGTGATCGAGGCCTCGCGCTGGGGCACCACGGTCGCCTCCGCCGCGGAAACCAAACTCCTCGATACCGCGGACCGGGACGACCGCACCGTCGGCGACCTCACCGACGCACTCGGCCTGGCCTTGCTGGCCGATCTGGGCGGCGCGACGACCGGACTCATCGGCCGGCTGGAATCAGTGGCGGCTCTCGATCACGACGTCACCCATCTGCTGGCCGCGCTGCCCGCCCTGGTGCGCACCCTGCGTTATGGCGATGTTCGCGGCACCGATACCGCGGCGCTCACCCACGTCGCCGACGGCATGCTCATCCGCATCTGCGCGGGCCTGCACGGCGCGGTCACCGGCCTGGATACCGACGCGGCGGTGGAATTGCGCGACCTGATCGATGCGGGACACACCGCCATCCACATCCGCGATGACACCGCGGCACGCGAGGCCTGGCTGGAGGCGCTGCACCGTATCGCCGACCGCGACGACGTGCACGGCGCGATCGTCGGCCGCACGGTGCGGCTGCTGTGCGATGCCGGCCGCATCGATGCGGCCGAATCCGCGCGCAGGCTCGCCGCGGCGCTGTCGATCGGCAGTACCGCTGCGGCCAAAGCGGATTGGATCGACGGCTTCCTCGGCGGGCGCGGGCTGCTGCTGGTGCACGACCGCGAACTGTTACGCCTGGTCGACGACTGGCTACGCACCCTCGACGACGACCAGTTCGTCCAGACCCTGCCGCTGTTGCGCCGCACCTTCGGCGCCTTCGAATCGGGCGAACGCCGAGCCATCGGAGCCGCCGTGCGTGACGGAGTATCGGGCGGGACAGGTGCGGCGGATGCACGGCAGCTCGACCCTGACCGCGGCGCCCGGGCGATGCGGGTGGTCGCCGACATCCTGGGAGTGGGGCCATGA
- a CDS encoding ABC transporter permease yields MAGNPMRKVALRNLAAHKVRLALTLLSVVLGTAFIAGSFVFTDTLQRTFDGIFADEAKGVDVRVSPEERQSLGVPQEVVDKIAAMDGVRAIAPSVSGPVVLLDPEGKKAVQTGGAPSWGESYLPPERAIAEPEQFVAGTPPSRPGEIALNTGGAERAGLEVGDRTKILVPSQGTVDVTLTGIYDVAADTGGFIGLLFEDSQARALFTDGKHVAHVDVAAQGIPGDELRDRIAIAFPDFKVQNGEQVRAEMKAEISEALNFINYFLLAFGAIALIVGTFIIYNTFSMIVAQRLRELALLRAIGASSQQVGRSVVVEALVIGVIGSVIGLVAGVALAFGLSAVLNAFDLGLPTGSMTVLPRTILVGLLVGLLVTMVSAYAPARRAAKIPPVQAMREEFASADESLRVRTWLGLALAVAGVVLVVVGAQSTGGTAAATVGVGALGLIFAVLLASPALSRPVVGGLGLLLRPFGPIGAMARNNAVRNPRRTAATAFALTLGLMLVSAIGMLGASAKASVGVLVDKGVAADYVLAGPQMGGPQSIGVPAPAVEAARQVPGVDEVVAIRGVGVKIGDDEEFGTSPDGPLDRVLNYDILSGTGTLGERDILVAEDEAAEHDLSAGQRIELTSMDKKQIPVTVAGIYRKSPLMGPLVVAPAVFDQVMPPTMRVNVLALVAAEPGADLATMRTDLEQATVQSVFGADESGSDQTTEASLVQVQDREEFKGAQGRQINTMLAILYGLLALAVVIAILGIVNTLALSVVERRREIGMLRAVGTQRAQVRRTIYLESMLIAVFGAIVGAILGLGLGVGFLRTLRDLGLDQIAVPWGQLVLMLIGSAVVGVLAALWPAVRAARTPPLAAIADL; encoded by the coding sequence ATGGCGGGCAACCCGATGCGCAAGGTCGCCTTGCGCAATCTCGCCGCGCACAAGGTGCGCCTGGCGCTCACCCTGCTGTCGGTGGTGCTCGGCACGGCGTTCATCGCGGGCTCGTTCGTCTTCACCGACACCTTGCAGCGCACCTTCGACGGCATCTTCGCCGACGAGGCCAAAGGTGTGGACGTGCGCGTCAGCCCGGAGGAACGGCAGTCGCTGGGTGTGCCGCAGGAGGTGGTGGACAAGATCGCCGCCATGGACGGCGTGCGCGCCATCGCGCCGAGCGTGAGCGGGCCGGTGGTGCTGCTCGACCCGGAGGGCAAGAAGGCCGTGCAGACCGGCGGTGCGCCGAGCTGGGGCGAGTCCTATCTGCCGCCGGAGCGGGCGATCGCCGAGCCCGAGCAGTTCGTCGCGGGCACGCCGCCGTCGCGTCCCGGCGAGATCGCGCTGAACACCGGAGGTGCCGAACGCGCCGGACTCGAGGTGGGCGACCGTACCAAAATCCTGGTCCCGTCGCAGGGCACCGTCGACGTCACGCTGACCGGCATCTACGACGTCGCCGCCGATACCGGCGGATTCATCGGATTGCTGTTCGAGGACAGCCAGGCCCGCGCGCTGTTCACCGACGGCAAACACGTCGCGCACGTGGACGTCGCGGCCCAGGGCATCCCCGGCGACGAACTGCGCGACCGGATCGCCATCGCGTTCCCCGACTTCAAGGTGCAGAACGGCGAGCAGGTCCGCGCCGAGATGAAGGCCGAGATCTCCGAGGCGCTCAACTTCATCAACTACTTCCTGCTCGCCTTCGGCGCGATCGCGCTGATCGTGGGCACGTTCATCATCTACAACACCTTCTCCATGATCGTGGCCCAGCGGCTGCGTGAACTCGCGCTGTTGCGTGCCATCGGGGCGAGCAGTCAGCAGGTGGGCCGGTCGGTGGTCGTGGAGGCGCTGGTGATCGGTGTGATCGGCAGCGTCATCGGGTTGGTGGCCGGGGTCGCGCTGGCCTTCGGGTTGTCGGCGGTGCTCAACGCGTTCGACCTCGGATTGCCGACCGGTTCGATGACGGTGCTGCCGCGCACGATTCTGGTCGGGCTGCTGGTCGGCCTGCTCGTCACCATGGTCAGCGCGTACGCGCCGGCGCGGCGGGCGGCGAAGATCCCGCCGGTGCAGGCTATGCGTGAGGAGTTCGCCTCGGCCGATGAATCATTGCGGGTCCGCACCTGGCTGGGGCTCGCGCTCGCGGTGGCCGGGGTGGTGCTGGTGGTGGTCGGCGCCCAGTCGACCGGCGGAACGGCCGCGGCGACCGTCGGCGTCGGCGCGCTGGGGTTGATCTTCGCGGTGCTGCTCGCCTCGCCCGCGCTGTCGCGGCCGGTGGTGGGTGGACTCGGGCTGTTGCTGCGCCCGTTCGGTCCGATCGGTGCGATGGCGCGCAACAACGCCGTGCGCAATCCACGCCGGACCGCGGCGACGGCCTTCGCGCTCACCCTCGGGCTGATGCTGGTCTCGGCCATCGGCATGCTCGGCGCCTCCGCGAAGGCCAGCGTCGGCGTGCTGGTGGACAAGGGCGTCGCGGCCGACTACGTGCTGGCCGGTCCGCAAATGGGCGGGCCGCAGTCGATCGGCGTGCCCGCGCCCGCTGTGGAGGCCGCGCGTCAGGTTCCCGGAGTGGACGAAGTCGTCGCGATTCGTGGCGTCGGCGTGAAGATCGGCGACGACGAGGAATTCGGCACCTCACCCGACGGCCCGCTGGACCGGGTGCTGAACTACGACATCCTCAGCGGCACCGGCACCCTCGGTGAGCGCGACATCCTCGTCGCCGAAGACGAAGCGGCCGAACATGATCTGAGCGCCGGTCAGCGGATCGAGCTCACCAGCATGGACAAGAAGCAGATCCCGGTCACCGTGGCCGGTATCTACCGGAAGTCGCCGCTGATGGGCCCGCTCGTCGTCGCGCCTGCCGTGTTCGACCAGGTCATGCCGCCCACTATGCGCGTCAACGTGCTGGCCCTGGTGGCCGCCGAGCCCGGTGCGGATCTGGCCACCATGCGCACGGACCTGGAGCAGGCCACCGTGCAATCGGTGTTCGGCGCCGACGAGTCCGGCTCGGATCAGACCACCGAGGCGTCGCTGGTCCAGGTGCAGGACCGGGAGGAGTTCAAGGGCGCGCAGGGCAGGCAGATCAACACCATGCTCGCCATCCTGTACGGCCTGCTCGCGCTCGCGGTGGTGATCGCCATCCTCGGCATCGTGAACACCCTGGCGCTGTCGGTGGTGGAGCGTCGCCGCGAGATCGGCATGCTGCGCGCCGTCGGTACCCAGCGCGCCCAGGTGCGCCGCACCATCTACCTGGAGTCCATGCTCATCGCGGTCTTCGGCGCCATCGTCGGCGCCATCCTCGGTCTCGGCCTCGGCGTCGGATTCCTGCGCACCCTCCGCGACCTCGGCCTCGACCAGATCGCCGTCCCCTGGGGCCAACTGGTGCTGATGCTGATCGGCTCGGCGGTGGTGGGTGTCCTCGCGGCGCTCTGGCCTGCGGTGCGCGCGGCCCGGACCCCGCCACTGGCGGCCATCGCGGATTTGTAG